In the genome of Planctomycetota bacterium, one region contains:
- a CDS encoding DUF5131 family protein: protein MASVKWWDRVWNPWRGCTPCRRKCAACYNRAPDSWFSRYGHDPSKVVRASRATFRAPLRYPPGTVVAVCLLSDFFHESADAWRDDAWDVMCRAVSRGVGPFVIPTSRPQRIVPLLHKEGKRARQPYGAFWGNIWFLCSIADQADADELLPEFLKVPVGHLGVSHEPALGVVDFSPWLQIGRDCYPCADQRCEECGPHYDCRDRHIEWLICGGCNHTGDPRWVMPIEAARTDRDQARAAGIPFMFKGHGEWLHESQARFICRPSAGRDGYHHVGSAAAGHLLDGREWRETPFPLMETET, encoded by the coding sequence ATGGCTAGCGTGAAGTGGTGGGACCGCGTGTGGAACCCCTGGCGCGGCTGCACCCCCTGCCGCCGCAAGTGCGCGGCCTGCTACAACCGCGCGCCCGACTCGTGGTTCAGCAGGTACGGGCATGACCCGTCAAAGGTCGTGCGGGCGAGCCGTGCGACGTTCCGCGCCCCGCTGCGCTACCCGCCGGGCACCGTCGTTGCCGTGTGCCTGCTGAGCGACTTCTTCCACGAGTCGGCGGATGCGTGGCGGGATGACGCCTGGGACGTGATGTGTCGGGCAGTATCACGCGGCGTTGGACCGTTCGTCATTCCAACGAGTCGTCCACAGCGGATCGTGCCTCTCCTGCATAAGGAGGGCAAACGAGCGCGCCAGCCCTACGGGGCCTTTTGGGGCAACATCTGGTTCCTCTGCTCCATCGCGGACCAGGCGGACGCTGACGAGCTTCTGCCTGAGTTCCTCAAGGTGCCCGTTGGGCATCTCGGCGTGAGCCACGAACCGGCCCTGGGCGTGGTGGACTTCTCGCCGTGGCTACAGATTGGTCGGGATTGCTACCCGTGCGCGGACCAGCGATGCGAAGAATGCGGGCCGCACTATGATTGCCGCGACCGCCACATCGAATGGCTCATCTGCGGCGGGTGCAATCACACGGGCGACCCACGGTGGGTGATGCCAATCGAGGCGGCCCGCACCGACCGTGACCAGGCCAGGGCGGCGGGCATCCCGTTCATGTTCAAGGGGCACGGCGAGTGGCTGCATGAGTCGCAGGCGCGATTCATCTGCCGGCCGAGCGCTGGCCGCGATGGGTATCATCACGTGGGCAGCGCCGCAGCGGGCCACCTTCTCGACGGCCGCGAGTGGCGCGAGACACCGTTCCCGCTGATGGAGACGGAGACCTAG
- a CDS encoding nicotinamide mononucleotide transporter — MATTFWLVTVGSLVGAWLNARQRRAGFAVWMCTNTAWAVKAASAADWPQAAQWIAYTLISLHGWIVWGRKERA, encoded by the coding sequence ATGGCGACGACCTTCTGGCTCGTCACTGTCGGCTCGCTCGTGGGCGCGTGGCTCAACGCCCGACAACGGCGGGCTGGATTCGCCGTGTGGATGTGCACCAACACGGCTTGGGCGGTCAAGGCGGCGAGTGCCGCCGACTGGCCGCAGGCCGCCCAGTGGATCGCCTACACGCTCATCAGCCTGCACGGCTGGATCGTGTGGGGACGGAAGGAGAGGGCATGA
- a CDS encoding helix-turn-helix domain-containing protein codes for MAVEPDYLTAAQAARVLGITPRRFRELRAEHPLACYRFGGDHAHPRFRRADLDLWADRFRHEPAALPLPTASKPTPRARGRRSWREIVGRALDNAPPRDTLGDGVLRPNSERSA; via the coding sequence GTGGCCGTCGAGCCCGACTACCTCACCGCCGCTCAGGCCGCCCGCGTGCTCGGGATCACGCCCAGGCGATTCCGCGAACTGCGCGCCGAGCATCCCCTCGCCTGCTACCGATTCGGCGGCGACCACGCGCATCCCCGATTCCGCCGCGCCGACCTCGACCTGTGGGCCGACCGCTTCCGCCACGAGCCCGCGGCGCTGCCCCTCCCGACCGCGTCGAAGCCAACGCCACGCGCCCGCGGGCGCCGCTCGTGGCGCGAGATCGTAGGCCGCGCCCTTGACAACGCCCCTCCACGCGATACACTGGGAGACGGCGTGTTGCGTCCCAACAGCGAGAGGAGCGCGTGA
- a CDS encoding tyrosine-type recombinase/integrase produces the protein MGRIVQIRGRWYAEYWHPAQRRNVRKRVDGTRRQRESFLLDCQLQARREAAGLQSAATNHVEIEPLISAWRSHNAGRTRKRTWESYALGLARVLDWLEPRTRPHLVSDLRLADIEAFKAAALAGGAAPRTVAMRVGALKQMLRWALREGRIASNPLAAWQPPRGDKRTVRRALTAFEFQQLLNASPPELADVWRFFVATAMRAGEVTSLEWNDVDADNHRLRVRAEVSKSRRDRWVYYGDAVAAILAKQRLHLAERPDTETARRLVFVSPRGAAWGDRLSRKFRACREAAKLPDGLDLHCLRHTAATHLIASGADVKTVQSHLGHSSATVTLDVYAHAWEANSRRAAASLDGLAGMAIETPSARGARAAAETA, from the coding sequence ATGGGACGCATCGTGCAGATCCGTGGCCGCTGGTATGCCGAGTACTGGCACCCGGCCCAGCGGCGCAACGTGAGGAAGCGAGTGGACGGCACTCGGCGGCAGCGCGAGAGCTTCCTGCTCGACTGCCAGTTGCAGGCCCGCCGCGAGGCCGCGGGCCTCCAGAGCGCCGCAACCAACCACGTGGAGATCGAGCCGCTCATCTCGGCCTGGCGGAGCCACAACGCGGGGCGCACCCGCAAGCGCACGTGGGAGAGCTACGCCCTGGGCCTCGCCCGAGTGCTCGACTGGCTCGAGCCGCGCACGCGGCCGCACCTGGTCAGCGACCTTCGCCTGGCCGACATCGAGGCATTCAAGGCGGCGGCCCTCGCCGGCGGCGCCGCCCCTCGCACCGTCGCCATGCGGGTCGGCGCCCTGAAGCAGATGCTTCGCTGGGCGCTACGCGAGGGGCGCATCGCCTCCAACCCCCTCGCCGCCTGGCAGCCGCCTCGGGGCGACAAACGCACCGTGAGACGGGCACTCACGGCGTTCGAGTTCCAGCAACTGCTCAACGCCAGCCCGCCCGAACTGGCCGACGTGTGGCGATTCTTCGTCGCGACCGCAATGCGGGCCGGCGAGGTAACCAGCCTGGAGTGGAACGACGTGGACGCTGACAACCATCGCCTCCGCGTGCGAGCCGAGGTCAGCAAGAGCCGCCGCGACCGCTGGGTCTACTACGGCGACGCCGTCGCCGCGATCCTCGCCAAGCAGCGGCTCCACCTGGCCGAGCGGCCCGACACCGAAACGGCCAGGCGGCTCGTCTTCGTCAGCCCGAGGGGAGCGGCCTGGGGCGACCGCCTCTCGCGGAAGTTCCGAGCCTGCCGCGAGGCGGCCAAACTCCCCGACGGCCTCGACCTCCACTGCCTGCGGCACACCGCCGCCACGCACTTGATCGCCAGTGGGGCCGACGTCAAGACCGTGCAGAGCCACCTCGGCCACAGCTCCGCCACCGTTACCCTGGACGTCTACGCCCACGCCTGGGAGGCCAACTCCCGGCGGGCCGCGGCGTCCCTCGACGGCCTAGCGGGAATGGCCATTGAGACACCCAGCGCGCGCGGGGCGCGCGCAGCGGCAGAGACCGCATGA
- a CDS encoding aldo/keto reductase translates to MAIRSSVQVNRPAPGRGLSRRAFLRSSASAGAGLVVFARPLRSAEAVEPLPTRVLGRTKAKVTILGLGTAPIGEGPVDTPEASKIFGAVLDQGVTYVDTARSYGNAEEALAQVVPQRRDQLFLATKCWTDSGAQAQKLFETSLRTLKVDYLDLVHIHNMGNKDPGKVLAKDGILEYLLKQKEAGKLRFIGLSGHERPPRFLEVLKTGQIDVVMPVMNYADRHIYGFEDKVLPECRKQGVGVVAMKVYVGIKGGFPNHRKGSVGCVTKPELLPQAMAYVLDLEGVSVANIGPYTMEQALQNVAFARQYKPLAEAERAELLALGKQIAADIGPRYGPVA, encoded by the coding sequence ATGGCCATTCGCTCTTCCGTCCAGGTGAACCGTCCGGCACCGGGCCGCGGGCTCAGCCGGCGCGCGTTCCTGCGTTCGTCGGCCTCGGCGGGTGCGGGCCTGGTCGTGTTCGCCCGCCCCTTGCGCTCGGCCGAAGCCGTCGAGCCACTCCCCACGCGCGTCCTGGGCCGCACGAAGGCGAAGGTCACAATCCTCGGCCTCGGCACCGCACCCATCGGCGAGGGGCCGGTGGACACCCCCGAAGCATCGAAAATCTTCGGTGCCGTGCTGGACCAGGGCGTGACCTACGTGGACACGGCCCGCAGCTATGGGAACGCCGAAGAGGCCCTGGCCCAGGTGGTGCCGCAGCGCCGCGACCAGCTCTTTCTTGCGACCAAGTGCTGGACCGACTCCGGCGCCCAGGCGCAGAAGCTCTTCGAGACGTCGCTCCGAACGCTGAAGGTGGATTACCTCGACCTCGTCCACATCCACAACATGGGCAACAAGGACCCCGGCAAGGTGCTCGCCAAGGACGGCATTCTGGAGTACCTCCTGAAGCAGAAGGAGGCGGGCAAGCTGCGCTTCATCGGGCTCTCCGGCCACGAGCGGCCGCCCCGCTTTCTCGAAGTGCTCAAGACCGGCCAGATAGACGTGGTGATGCCCGTGATGAACTATGCGGACCGCCACATCTACGGGTTTGAAGACAAGGTGCTGCCCGAGTGCCGCAAGCAGGGTGTCGGGGTGGTCGCCATGAAGGTCTACGTGGGCATCAAAGGCGGCTTCCCCAACCACCGCAAGGGCTCGGTCGGCTGCGTCACGAAGCCCGAGCTCCTGCCCCAGGCGATGGCCTATGTGCTGGACCTCGAGGGCGTGAGCGTGGCCAACATCGGCCCCTACACCATGGAGCAGGCGCTCCAGAACGTCGCGTTCGCCCGCCAGTATAAGCCCCTGGCCGAGGCCGAGCGGGCGGAACTCCTCGCCCTGGGCAAGCAGATTGCCGCCGACATCGGCCCGCGCTATGGCCCCGTGGCCTGA
- the fba gene encoding fructose-bisphosphate aldolase class II (catalyzes the reversible aldol condensation of dihydroxyacetonephosphate and glyceraldehyde 3-phosphate in the Calvin cycle, glycolysis, and/or gluconeogenesis): MSLVPMRTLLDHAAENGYGLAAFNVNNMEQIQAIMMAAQETDSPVIIQASRGARKYTNDAYLRHLMLAAAELYPKIPIAMHLDHGNSFETCMSAIEQNFTSVMIDGSLKEDGKTPADYAYNVAVTKKVVDAAHARGITVEGELGCLGGIEDGHGAGLTGDEARKHLTDPAQAGDFVAATGVDALAVAIGTSHGAYKFTKPPTGDVLRMDVILEIHKRLPNCHLVMHGSSSVPQELKAKINQYGGKLKPSWGVPVEEIQRGIKNGVRKINVDTDNRLAMTAAIREVYALTPEKFDPREYLGPAREAMKAVCVDRMVAFGQAGNAGKIKTVTCKEMVAFYAR, from the coding sequence ATGTCGCTCGTGCCGATGAGAACGCTGCTGGACCACGCTGCGGAGAACGGCTATGGGCTGGCGGCGTTCAATGTGAACAACATGGAGCAGATTCAGGCCATCATGATGGCGGCGCAGGAGACCGACTCGCCCGTCATCATCCAGGCATCGCGCGGGGCGCGCAAGTACACCAACGATGCCTACCTGCGCCACCTCATGCTCGCCGCGGCCGAGCTCTATCCGAAGATCCCCATCGCCATGCACCTCGACCACGGCAACTCGTTCGAGACCTGCATGAGCGCCATCGAGCAGAACTTCACGTCGGTGATGATTGACGGCTCGCTCAAGGAGGACGGCAAGACGCCGGCCGACTACGCCTACAACGTGGCCGTCACCAAGAAGGTGGTGGATGCTGCGCACGCCCGCGGCATCACGGTGGAGGGCGAGCTGGGCTGTCTCGGCGGCATCGAGGACGGCCACGGCGCCGGCCTCACGGGCGACGAGGCCCGCAAGCACCTCACCGACCCTGCTCAGGCGGGCGACTTCGTGGCGGCGACCGGTGTGGACGCACTGGCCGTGGCCATCGGCACGAGCCACGGCGCGTACAAGTTCACCAAGCCCCCGACCGGCGACGTGCTGCGGATGGACGTGATCCTCGAGATCCACAAGCGCCTGCCCAACTGCCACCTCGTCATGCACGGCTCGTCGTCGGTGCCGCAGGAACTGAAGGCCAAGATCAACCAGTACGGCGGCAAGCTCAAGCCGTCGTGGGGCGTGCCCGTCGAGGAAATCCAGCGCGGCATCAAGAACGGCGTGCGGAAGATCAACGTGGACACCGACAACCGCCTCGCCATGACCGCCGCCATCCGCGAGGTCTACGCCCTCACGCCGGAGAAGTTCGACCCCCGCGAGTACCTGGGGCCCGCCCGCGAGGCGATGAAGGCCGTGTGCGTGGATCGCATGGTCGCGTTCGGCCAGGCGGGCAACGCGGGCAAGATCAAGACCGTCACCTGCAAAGAGATGGTGGCCTTCTACGCCAGGTGA